The following proteins are co-located in the Pseudomonas sp. ATCC 13867 genome:
- a CDS encoding alpha/beta hydrolase, giving the protein MTHHYPLSDAMQAFIARTEAFAVADPSLAAQRDGYERMAVAFAPPPPEGVLIRDVQPEGLVALRLYRPDGSPPVAGWPALLYLHGGGWILGNARTHDMICAELAAELGALVVAVSYRLAPEHPYPAALHDCLAVWRQLLAGGLGEPVDNRRLLVAGDSAGGNLSAALCLALRDAGETLPRGQALIYPALGNADTPSRTSCVDAPLLSSADVGRYLAAYLSRPADWQDPLALPLLAPDLRGLPPAFIAVAESDPLRDDGALYRDRLGEAGVAVDYFAGAGLVHACLRARGVEEVEALYRAIFQALRGFLGR; this is encoded by the coding sequence ATGACGCACCACTACCCGCTGTCCGACGCCATGCAGGCCTTCATCGCCCGGACGGAAGCCTTTGCCGTGGCCGACCCTTCCCTCGCCGCCCAGCGTGACGGCTATGAACGCATGGCCGTTGCCTTCGCCCCGCCGCCTCCAGAGGGCGTGCTGATCCGCGATGTGCAACCCGAGGGGCTGGTCGCCCTGCGCCTCTACCGGCCCGACGGATCGCCCCCGGTGGCAGGCTGGCCGGCCCTGCTCTACCTGCACGGCGGCGGCTGGATACTGGGCAATGCGCGCACCCACGACATGATCTGCGCGGAATTGGCTGCCGAGCTGGGCGCCCTGGTGGTCGCCGTCAGCTACCGGCTGGCGCCGGAACATCCGTATCCCGCCGCCCTGCACGACTGCCTGGCGGTGTGGCGGCAACTGCTCGCCGGCGGTTTGGGCGAGCCTGTGGATAACCGCCGCCTGCTGGTGGCTGGCGACAGCGCCGGCGGCAACCTCAGCGCCGCGCTCTGCCTCGCCCTGCGCGATGCGGGCGAGACGCTGCCGCGGGGGCAGGCGCTGATCTATCCCGCCCTGGGCAATGCCGACACACCGTCGCGCACAAGCTGCGTTGACGCGCCGTTGCTGTCCAGCGCCGACGTTGGCCGCTACCTGGCGGCCTACCTTTCCCGCCCCGCCGACTGGCAGGACCCGCTCGCGCTGCCACTGCTGGCGCCGGACCTGCGCGGGCTGCCGCCGGCCTTCATCGCCGTCGCCGAATCCGATCCCCTGCGCGACGACGGCGCGCTGTACCGCGACCGCCTGGGTGAAGCCGGCGTGGCGGTGGATTATTTCGCCGGCGCCGGACTGGTACACGCCTGCCTGCGCGCTCGCGGCGTGGAAGAGGTGGAAGCCCTGTACCGCGCGATTTTCCAGGCGTTGCGGGGCTTTCTCGGGCGCTAG
- a CDS encoding thioesterase family protein, producing the protein MHALKTWETPILAEWTDYNGHLRDAFYLLLFSHATDALMDHLGLDAEHRAATNDSLFTLEVHLNYLHEVKEGEKVEVRTQLIAHDRKRLQVFHSLHRANEDLALAASEQMLLHVNLEGGARSAPFEGLVLERVLALAEAHRSLPRPDYVGRTIGLPVERR; encoded by the coding sequence ATGCACGCCCTGAAAACCTGGGAAACCCCCATCCTCGCCGAGTGGACCGACTACAACGGCCACCTGCGCGATGCCTTCTACCTGCTGCTGTTCAGCCATGCCACCGACGCGCTGATGGACCACCTCGGCCTCGACGCCGAACACCGCGCGGCGACCAACGACTCGCTGTTCACCCTCGAAGTGCACCTCAACTACCTGCACGAGGTGAAGGAAGGCGAGAAAGTTGAAGTGCGCACCCAGCTGATCGCCCACGACCGCAAGCGCCTGCAGGTTTTCCACAGCCTGCACCGCGCCAACGAAGACCTCGCCCTGGCCGCCAGCGAGCAGATGCTGCTGCACGTGAACCTCGAAGGCGGCGCGCGCTCGGCGCCCTTCGAAGGCCTGGTGCTGGAGCGCGTGCTGGCGCTGGCCGAAGCCCATCGCTCGTTGCCGCGCCCGGACTACGTCGGGCGCACCATCGGCCTGCCGGTCGAACGTCGATGA
- a CDS encoding L-carnitine dehydrogenase codes for MSFITHIKTFAALGSGVIGSGWVARALAHGLDVIAWDPAPGAEAALRARIANAWPALEKAGLVPGASPDRLRFVATVEECVRDADFIQESAPERLDLKCELHARISAAAKPNALIGSSTSGLLPSEFYADATHPERCVVGHPFNPVYLLPLVEVVGGAKTAPEAIQAAIQVYESLGMRPLHVRKEVPGFIADRLLEALWREALHLVNDGVASTGEIDDAIRFGAGLRWSFMGTFLTYTLAGGNAGMRHFMAQFGPALQLPWTYLPAPELTDTLIDRVVEGTAEQQGSRSIAELERYRDDCLLAVLGAIRDTKSEHGFAFAD; via the coding sequence ATGTCCTTCATCACCCACATCAAGACCTTCGCCGCCCTCGGCAGCGGCGTCATCGGCAGCGGCTGGGTCGCCCGCGCCCTGGCCCACGGCCTCGACGTCATCGCCTGGGACCCGGCTCCCGGCGCCGAAGCCGCGCTGCGCGCGCGCATCGCCAACGCCTGGCCGGCGCTGGAAAAGGCCGGCCTCGTCCCCGGCGCGTCGCCCGATCGCCTGCGCTTCGTCGCCACCGTCGAGGAGTGCGTGCGCGACGCCGACTTCATCCAGGAAAGCGCCCCCGAACGCCTCGACCTGAAATGCGAGCTGCACGCCAGGATCAGTGCCGCCGCCAAGCCCAACGCCCTGATCGGCTCCAGCACCTCGGGCCTGCTGCCCAGCGAGTTCTACGCCGACGCCACGCACCCCGAGCGCTGCGTGGTCGGCCACCCGTTCAACCCGGTCTACCTGCTGCCGCTGGTGGAAGTGGTGGGCGGCGCGAAGACCGCGCCGGAAGCCATCCAGGCTGCCATCCAGGTCTACGAATCCCTCGGCATGCGCCCGCTGCACGTGCGCAAGGAAGTGCCCGGCTTCATCGCCGACCGCCTGCTCGAAGCCCTCTGGCGCGAAGCCCTGCACCTGGTCAACGACGGCGTCGCCAGCACCGGCGAGATCGACGACGCCATCCGCTTCGGCGCCGGCCTGCGCTGGTCCTTCATGGGCACCTTCCTCACCTACACCCTGGCCGGCGGCAATGCCGGGATGCGCCACTTCATGGCGCAGTTCGGCCCGGCGCTGCAATTGCCCTGGACCTACCTGCCGGCCCCCGAGCTGACCGACACCCTGATCGACCGCGTGGTGGAAGGCACCGCCGAGCAGCAGGGCAGCCGCAGCATCGCCGAGCTGGAACGCTACCGCGACGACTGCCTGCTGGCGGTGCTTGGCGCCATCAGGGACACCAAGTCGGAACACGGCTTCGCCTTCGCCGACTAA
- a CDS encoding 3-keto-5-aminohexanoate cleavage protein: protein MNYEVIVTCAVTGAGDTVGKHPAIPVTPKEIAAAAIEAAKAGATVAHCHVRDPQTGKPSRDVNLYREVVERIRESDTDVIINLTAGMGGDLEIGKGERPLEFGAGTDLVGPIERLAHVEALLPEICTLDCGTLNFGDGDFIYVSTPAQLRAGARRITELGVKAELEIFDTGHLWFAKQMLKEGLLEDPLIQICLGIPWGAPADTTTMKAMADNLPPGLTWAGFGIGRSQMPMVAQAMLLGGNVRVGLEDNIWLDRGVHASNGQLVERAIEIIERLGGRALSPAEGRKKMNLKAR from the coding sequence GTGAACTACGAAGTCATCGTCACCTGCGCAGTGACCGGCGCCGGCGACACCGTCGGCAAGCACCCGGCCATTCCCGTCACGCCCAAGGAAATCGCCGCCGCCGCCATCGAGGCTGCCAAAGCCGGCGCCACCGTCGCCCACTGCCACGTGCGCGACCCGCAGACCGGCAAGCCCAGCCGCGACGTGAACCTCTACCGCGAAGTGGTCGAGCGCATCCGCGAGAGCGACACCGACGTCATTATCAACCTCACCGCCGGCATGGGTGGCGACCTGGAGATCGGCAAGGGCGAGCGGCCGTTGGAGTTCGGCGCCGGCACCGACCTGGTCGGTCCGATCGAGCGCCTGGCCCACGTCGAGGCGTTGCTGCCGGAAATCTGCACCCTGGACTGCGGCACCCTGAACTTCGGCGACGGTGACTTCATCTACGTCTCCACCCCGGCCCAACTGCGTGCCGGCGCCAGGCGCATCACCGAGCTGGGGGTGAAGGCCGAGCTGGAAATCTTCGACACCGGACACCTCTGGTTCGCCAAGCAGATGCTCAAGGAGGGCTTGCTGGAGGACCCGTTGATCCAGATCTGCCTGGGGATTCCGTGGGGCGCCCCGGCGGACACCACCACCATGAAGGCGATGGCCGACAACCTGCCGCCAGGCCTCACCTGGGCCGGCTTCGGCATCGGCCGCTCGCAGATGCCGATGGTCGCCCAGGCCATGCTGCTGGGCGGCAACGTGCGGGTCGGCTTGGAGGACAACATCTGGCTCGACCGTGGCGTGCACGCCAGCAACGGCCAACTGGTGGAGCGCGCCATCGAGATCATCGAGCGCCTGGGCGGCCGCGCCCTGAGCCCGGCCGAGGGGCGCAAGAAGATGAACCTCAAGGCCCGTTGA
- the choX gene encoding choline ABC transporter substrate-binding protein — translation MKLSIKAVGCAALLVAANATWAAEPAQCQNVRMGSVNWTDVVASSAVAEAVLDGLGYQVKQTSASQQIILAGMADKQLDLFLGYWQPTMQPVAKPYLDKQQIDVITPPTLADAQSTYAVPAYVYDGGLKTFADIAKFRDQLGNKIYLIEPGSGSNRITAAMIAKDQFGLKGFQVVESSEAGMLTAVKRAIKRKQWVVFFGWKPHPMNLQIDMKYLTGSDDVFGPNEGAATVSIMTAGGYQQQCGNVARLLHNLSFSSEQVSQVMEPILSRTPPVDAARAWLKAHPEPLRKWLDGVTTFDGKDGLAAVWASLE, via the coding sequence ATGAAGCTATCGATCAAAGCGGTCGGCTGCGCAGCGCTGTTAGTCGCCGCCAACGCCACCTGGGCCGCCGAGCCCGCGCAGTGCCAGAACGTGCGCATGGGTTCGGTGAACTGGACGGATGTGGTGGCCAGCAGCGCCGTCGCCGAAGCGGTGCTCGACGGCCTGGGCTACCAGGTCAAGCAGACCAGCGCCTCGCAACAGATCATCCTGGCCGGCATGGCCGACAAGCAGCTGGACCTCTTCCTCGGCTACTGGCAGCCGACCATGCAACCGGTCGCCAAGCCCTACCTCGACAAGCAGCAGATCGACGTCATCACCCCGCCCACCCTGGCCGATGCGCAGTCCACCTATGCCGTGCCGGCCTACGTCTACGACGGCGGCCTGAAAACCTTCGCCGACATCGCGAAATTCAGGGACCAGTTGGGCAACAAGATCTACCTGATCGAGCCGGGCAGCGGCTCCAATCGCATCACCGCCGCCATGATCGCCAAGGACCAGTTCGGCCTGAAGGGCTTCCAGGTCGTCGAATCCAGCGAGGCCGGCATGCTCACCGCGGTCAAGCGCGCCATCAAGCGCAAGCAGTGGGTGGTGTTCTTCGGTTGGAAACCGCACCCGATGAACCTGCAGATCGACATGAAATACCTCACCGGCAGCGACGATGTGTTCGGCCCCAACGAGGGTGCCGCCACCGTCTCCATCATGACTGCCGGCGGCTACCAGCAGCAGTGCGGCAACGTCGCCAGGCTGCTGCACAACCTGAGCTTCAGCAGCGAGCAGGTCAGCCAGGTGATGGAACCGATCCTGAGTCGCACGCCGCCGGTGGATGCCGCCAGGGCGTGGCTCAAGGCGCATCCCGAGCCCCTGCGGAAGTGGCTCGACGGCGTGACCACCTTCGATGGCAAGGATGGCCTCGCCGCCGTCTGGGCCTCGCTCGAGTAA
- a CDS encoding GlxA family transcriptional regulator produces the protein MSQDFWFLLLPGFSVMGFVSAVEPLRVANRFRGELYRWHLMSLDGGPVLASNGMSMNADSGLEALKPGDTLLLVAGFEPLRASTPALLHWLRRLDRAGVILGGIDTGSFVLAEAGLLARQRCTVHWEALEAFRETYPQVQATQELFEIDGPRITCAGGTASIDLMLDLIAQDHGPALAVQVSEQFVVSRIRTRQDHQRLQVASRYGVSNRKLARVIDEMERHTEPPLSTLELAEHIRVSRRQLERLFRLHLQDTPSNFYLGLRLDKARQLLRQTDMSVLEIGVACGFETPSYLSRSYRAKFGVCPSQDRAGLRKVAGSHDVAAKSPSPQPSPEGRG, from the coding sequence ATGTCCCAAGACTTCTGGTTCCTGCTGTTGCCCGGCTTTTCCGTGATGGGTTTCGTCTCCGCCGTGGAGCCGCTGCGGGTGGCCAACCGCTTTCGCGGCGAGCTGTACCGCTGGCACCTGATGAGTCTGGACGGCGGTCCGGTATTGGCCAGCAATGGCATGTCGATGAACGCCGACAGCGGCCTGGAGGCACTCAAGCCGGGCGATACGCTGCTGCTGGTGGCCGGTTTCGAGCCGCTGCGCGCCAGCACCCCGGCGCTGCTGCACTGGCTGCGCCGGCTCGACCGCGCCGGCGTGATCCTGGGCGGCATCGACACCGGCAGCTTCGTGCTGGCCGAGGCCGGACTGCTGGCGCGCCAGCGCTGCACGGTGCACTGGGAGGCGCTGGAGGCCTTTCGGGAAACCTATCCACAGGTGCAGGCGACCCAGGAGCTGTTCGAGATCGACGGGCCGCGCATCACCTGCGCCGGCGGCACCGCGTCCATCGACCTGATGCTCGACCTGATCGCCCAGGACCACGGCCCGGCGCTGGCGGTGCAGGTATCCGAGCAGTTCGTGGTCAGCCGCATCCGCACCCGCCAGGACCACCAGCGCTTGCAGGTGGCCAGCCGCTATGGGGTGAGCAATCGCAAGCTGGCGCGGGTGATCGACGAGATGGAGCGCCACACCGAGCCGCCGCTCTCCACGCTGGAACTGGCGGAGCACATCCGGGTCAGCCGGCGCCAGTTGGAGCGCCTGTTCCGCCTGCACCTGCAGGACACCCCGTCGAACTTCTACCTCGGCCTGCGCCTGGACAAGGCGCGCCAACTGCTGCGGCAAACCGACATGAGCGTGCTGGAGATCGGCGTGGCCTGCGGCTTCGAGACGCCGTCGTACCTGTCGCGCAGCTACCGGGCGAAGTTCGGGGTATGTCCGAGCCAGGACCGGGCGGGATTGCGCAAGGTGGCGGGCAGTCATGACGTTGCGGCCAAGAGCCCCTCTCCCCAGCCCTCCCCTGAAGGGAGAGGGTAA
- a CDS encoding nuclear transport factor 2 family protein produces the protein MNEARPPLPPFTRETAIQKVRLAEDGWNSRDPQRVSLAYSPDSRWRNRATFVQGRAQIVEFLTGKWVREQQYRLIKELWAFTDNRIAVRFAYEWHDDSGNWFRSYGNENWAFDENGLMFERHASINDLPIREDQRLFRWPQGRRPDGHPSLSDLGL, from the coding sequence ATGAACGAAGCCCGTCCCCCTCTCCCACCCTTCACCCGGGAAACCGCCATCCAGAAAGTCCGCCTCGCCGAGGACGGCTGGAACAGCCGCGATCCGCAGCGCGTTTCGCTGGCCTACAGCCCGGACAGCCGCTGGCGCAACCGTGCGACCTTCGTCCAGGGCCGCGCGCAGATCGTCGAATTTCTCACCGGCAAATGGGTCCGCGAGCAGCAGTACCGGCTGATCAAGGAACTCTGGGCCTTCACCGACAACCGCATCGCCGTGCGCTTCGCTTACGAATGGCACGACGACTCGGGCAACTGGTTCCGCTCCTACGGCAACGAGAACTGGGCGTTCGATGAGAACGGCCTGATGTTCGAGCGCCACGCCAGCATCAACGACCTGCCGATCCGCGAGGACCAGCGCCTGTTCCGCTGGCCACAGGGGCGCCGGCCCGACGGTCACCCGTCGCTGAGCGACCTGGGGCTGTAG
- a CDS encoding carbohydrate-binding family V/XII protein gives MLLRPLLSSLALAIGLALGHPVALAAEAPPAAAELKWPRDFPLGEQHVQIFQPQVEGWDGTRMSGRAAIAVGTADAAPTYGVALFSAAAAIEKDSGLVQLTDIRIDKVEVPTAPDSAGKVRDALLAHLPKDGLTVSLDELQASYAVNQQLDKLRHVEVKNDAPQIVFATTPTLLVMIDGQPNWQSLPSSDFERVINSRVLILRDAQGNHYLQAAGSWYTAQALDGNWLVLSRPPQALVNAEQVASKNGPVDALLPKDGKKPAKAPAIRVATQPTELIVSNGTAQMAPVDGVSLLTMQNADHAVFVDPTHNTWYVLVSGRWFSGPGEQGPWQFVEGKDLPADFAKISPRDPKANVLVSVPGTPQAKEAAIAASIPQTASVSRSKTTLQVHYDGAPNFQPISGTSLSYAVNTPTPVIEVAPNQFYAVSNGVWFVAPSATGAWQVATEVPTVIYGIPPSSPVYYVTYVHIYSVTPQTVVVGYTPGYLGVVVNSDGTVVYGTGYTYPAYVSSTVYYGYPPTYGYGAGFAVGALTGFAFGFAAGAWWGAPEPYWGPYWGPYPAGGWSYTNINQANFYGRWGQGSVTHAYGYNGWTGTQWQGSSAIGYNPRTGTRFQGAQGAAFNPYTDRGAAGRRGAYANASTGISGAGRSGVAYDRDSGDFEAGQQGIKHNAQTGRTTIAERGISGDVDDGRGSYDRQNQGITYNRRTGNAVAWKNGDVYAGHDGNVYQHTQGGGWQKHTDTGWQPVQPSQGTVRSQLDQQWQSRQLGQQRFGQTQRQWGSGGFGGGHFGGGHFGGGGFRR, from the coding sequence ATGCTTCTACGCCCGCTCCTGTCGTCCCTCGCACTGGCCATCGGCCTGGCGCTCGGCCATCCCGTCGCGCTGGCGGCCGAGGCCCCGCCAGCCGCCGCCGAGCTGAAGTGGCCGCGCGACTTCCCCCTGGGCGAGCAGCACGTACAGATCTTCCAGCCCCAGGTGGAAGGCTGGGACGGCACCCGCATGAGCGGCCGCGCGGCGATCGCCGTGGGCACCGCCGATGCCGCGCCGACCTATGGCGTGGCGCTGTTCTCCGCCGCCGCCGCCATCGAAAAGGACAGCGGCCTGGTGCAGCTCACCGACATCCGTATCGACAAGGTGGAAGTCCCTACCGCGCCGGACAGCGCCGGCAAGGTGCGCGACGCCCTGCTCGCGCACCTGCCCAAGGACGGCCTGACCGTCTCCCTGGACGAGCTGCAGGCCAGCTACGCGGTGAACCAGCAGTTGGACAAGCTACGCCACGTCGAGGTGAAGAACGACGCGCCGCAGATCGTCTTCGCCACCACCCCGACACTGCTGGTGATGATCGATGGCCAGCCGAACTGGCAATCGCTGCCGAGCAGCGACTTCGAGCGCGTGATCAACAGCCGCGTGCTGATCCTGCGTGACGCCCAGGGCAACCATTACCTGCAGGCGGCGGGCAGTTGGTACACGGCCCAGGCGCTGGACGGCAACTGGCTGGTGCTGAGCCGGCCGCCCCAGGCGCTGGTCAACGCCGAGCAGGTCGCCAGCAAGAACGGTCCGGTGGACGCGCTGCTGCCCAAGGACGGCAAGAAGCCGGCGAAGGCGCCGGCGATACGGGTCGCCACCCAGCCCACCGAACTGATCGTCAGCAATGGCACCGCGCAGATGGCACCGGTGGACGGCGTCAGCCTGCTGACGATGCAGAACGCCGACCACGCGGTGTTCGTCGATCCCACCCACAACACCTGGTACGTGCTGGTGTCCGGCCGCTGGTTCAGCGGCCCCGGCGAACAAGGTCCGTGGCAGTTCGTCGAAGGCAAGGACCTGCCTGCGGACTTCGCGAAGATTTCACCCAGGGATCCGAAGGCCAACGTGCTGGTTTCGGTGCCCGGTACGCCGCAGGCCAAGGAAGCCGCCATTGCCGCGAGCATCCCGCAGACCGCCAGCGTGTCGCGCAGCAAGACGACGCTGCAGGTGCACTACGACGGCGCGCCGAACTTCCAGCCGATCTCCGGCACCAGCCTGAGTTATGCGGTCAACACCCCGACGCCCGTGATCGAAGTGGCGCCCAACCAGTTCTACGCGGTGAGCAATGGCGTCTGGTTCGTCGCCCCCAGTGCCACCGGCGCCTGGCAGGTGGCGACCGAGGTGCCGACTGTGATCTACGGCATCCCGCCCAGCTCACCGGTGTACTACGTGACCTACGTGCACATCTACTCGGTGACCCCGCAGACCGTGGTGGTGGGCTACACGCCCGGTTACCTGGGCGTGGTGGTGAACAGCGACGGTACGGTGGTCTACGGCACCGGCTACACCTACCCGGCGTACGTCAGCAGCACCGTGTACTACGGCTACCCGCCGACCTACGGCTACGGCGCCGGCTTTGCCGTGGGCGCGCTGACCGGGTTCGCCTTCGGCTTCGCCGCCGGCGCCTGGTGGGGGGCGCCCGAGCCCTACTGGGGACCGTACTGGGGCCCCTACCCGGCCGGCGGCTGGAGCTACACCAACATCAACCAGGCGAACTTCTACGGCCGCTGGGGCCAGGGCTCCGTCACCCACGCCTACGGCTATAACGGCTGGACCGGCACCCAGTGGCAGGGCAGCTCGGCCATCGGCTACAACCCGCGCACCGGCACGCGCTTCCAGGGTGCCCAGGGCGCGGCCTTCAACCCCTACACCGACCGGGGCGCCGCCGGCCGCCGCGGCGCTTACGCCAATGCTTCCACCGGCATATCCGGCGCGGGCCGCAGCGGTGTCGCCTATGACCGCGACTCGGGCGACTTCGAGGCGGGCCAGCAGGGCATCAAGCACAACGCCCAGACCGGCCGGACCACCATCGCCGAACGCGGCATCTCCGGGGACGTGGACGACGGTCGCGGCAGCTACGACCGCCAGAACCAGGGCATCACCTACAACCGCCGCACCGGCAACGCCGTGGCCTGGAAGAATGGCGACGTCTACGCCGGCCACGACGGCAACGTCTACCAGCACACCCAGGGCGGAGGCTGGCAGAAGCACACCGATACGGGCTGGCAACCCGTCCAACCGAGCCAGGGCACCGTGCGCAGCCAGCTCGACCAGCAATGGCAGTCCCGCCAACTGGGCCAGCAGCGTTTCGGCCAGACCCAGCGCCAATGGGGCAGTGGCGGGTTCGGTGGCGGACATTTCGGCGGTGGTCACTTCGGTGGAGGAGGATTCCGCCGCTGA
- a CDS encoding AEC family transporter gives MPSPSAARQDARLQPSCGVAVTALFQALWPLFALIVGGYVLRRKGFPGEAFWPAAERLNYFILFPALLASSLANAPLSDPGLARQALAVMLGLGSAWAVLLIAKRLRGWHAARFGAIAQGVLRFNTYLGLAAVGSLYGKPGLTLAALMLALMVPTVNVMSVWALTAERGISLRALLLPIAKNPLILACVAGALLNVTGIGLPGGSDRLFNLLAVASLPLGLLCVGAALQPQELRAEVPALGWNCAIRLLAMPLLAFAIARLLALPTLESALLVLFFALPTAPTAYVLTRQLGGESHLMAGIITLQTLLAGASLLLVMGVIQALG, from the coding sequence TTGCCCTCTCCCTCGGCAGCTCGGCAAGATGCCCGCTTACAGCCATCTTGCGGGGTCGCCGTGACCGCTCTGTTCCAGGCCCTCTGGCCATTGTTCGCACTGATCGTCGGCGGCTACGTACTGCGTCGCAAGGGGTTCCCCGGCGAGGCGTTCTGGCCCGCCGCCGAGCGACTCAACTATTTCATCCTCTTCCCCGCGCTACTGGCCAGCAGCCTGGCCAATGCGCCGCTGAGCGATCCGGGCCTGGCCCGCCAGGCGCTGGCGGTGATGCTCGGCCTGGGCAGCGCCTGGGCCGTCCTGCTGATCGCCAAACGCCTGCGCGGCTGGCATGCGGCGCGCTTCGGCGCCATCGCCCAGGGCGTGCTGCGCTTCAACACCTACCTGGGGCTGGCTGCGGTGGGCAGCCTGTACGGCAAGCCGGGCCTGACCCTGGCCGCGCTGATGCTGGCGCTGATGGTGCCGACGGTGAACGTGATGTCGGTGTGGGCGCTGACCGCCGAGCGCGGCATCAGCCTGCGCGCGCTGCTGCTGCCGATCGCGAAGAATCCGTTGATCCTCGCCTGCGTGGCCGGCGCGCTGCTCAATGTGACGGGTATCGGGCTGCCCGGCGGCAGCGACCGGCTGTTCAACCTGCTGGCGGTGGCCAGCCTGCCGCTGGGCCTGCTCTGCGTGGGTGCGGCGTTGCAGCCGCAGGAGCTGCGCGCGGAGGTCCCGGCGCTGGGCTGGAACTGCGCGATCCGCCTGCTGGCCATGCCGCTGCTGGCTTTCGCCATCGCCCGCCTGCTCGCCCTGCCGACGCTGGAAAGCGCGCTGCTGGTGCTGTTCTTCGCCCTGCCTACCGCGCCGACGGCCTATGTGCTCACCCGCCAACTGGGCGGCGAGAGCCACCTGATGGCGGGGATCATCACCCTGCAGACGCTGCTGGCGGGCGCCAGCCTGCTGCTGGTGATGGGGGTGATCCAGGCGCTCGGCTGA
- a CDS encoding CitMHS family transporter: MLTFLAFAMVATFMFLIMTKRLSALIALILVPISFALLGGFAAGLGPMMLDGIRTLAPTGVMLMFAILYFAIMIDSGLFDPAVRKILKLVKGDPLKVSMGTAALAMIVSLDGDGSTTYMICVAAVLPLYGRLGMSPLLMACLIMLSSGVLNMTPWGGPTARAASALHVDPADIFVPMIPAMLAGIVAIFAIAWVYGKRERARLGELHLPTDHESLADVSVSQYPEARRPKLLWFNGALTLVLMATLIAGLLPMPVLFMIAFGIAMIVNYPCIMEQKKRIGAHAENVLAVVSLIFAAGVFTGILQGTGMVEAMSKGLLAVIPPSLGPYLATITALVSMPFTFFMSNDAFYYGVLPVLSQAAAQYGITPVEMARASIVGQPVHLLSPLVPSTYLLVGLAKVDFGDHQRFTLKWAVLVCLAILAAALVLGLFPLFND; encoded by the coding sequence ATGCTGACTTTCCTCGCCTTCGCCATGGTGGCGACCTTCATGTTCCTGATCATGACCAAGCGGTTGTCGGCGCTGATCGCGCTGATCCTGGTCCCGATCTCCTTCGCCCTGCTCGGTGGCTTCGCCGCGGGCCTGGGGCCGATGATGCTGGACGGCATCCGCACCCTGGCGCCCACCGGCGTGATGCTGATGTTCGCCATCCTCTACTTCGCCATCATGATCGACTCGGGTCTGTTCGATCCGGCGGTACGCAAGATCCTCAAGCTGGTGAAGGGCGACCCGCTGAAGGTCTCGATGGGCACCGCCGCGCTGGCGATGATCGTCTCGCTGGACGGCGACGGTTCGACCACCTACATGATCTGCGTGGCCGCCGTGCTGCCGCTGTACGGCCGGCTGGGCATGAGCCCGCTGCTGATGGCGTGCCTGATCATGCTTTCCAGCGGCGTGCTGAACATGACGCCCTGGGGCGGCCCCACGGCCCGCGCCGCCAGCGCCCTGCACGTGGACCCGGCGGACATCTTCGTGCCGATGATTCCGGCCATGCTCGCCGGCATCGTCGCGATCTTCGCCATCGCCTGGGTCTATGGCAAACGCGAGCGCGCACGCCTGGGCGAGCTGCACCTGCCGACCGACCATGAGTCGCTGGCCGACGTCAGCGTCTCGCAGTACCCCGAGGCGCGCCGGCCGAAGCTGCTGTGGTTCAACGGCGCCCTCACGCTGGTGCTGATGGCCACGCTGATCGCCGGCCTGCTGCCGATGCCGGTTCTGTTCATGATCGCCTTCGGTATCGCGATGATCGTGAACTATCCCTGCATCATGGAGCAGAAAAAGCGCATCGGCGCCCACGCCGAAAACGTCCTGGCGGTGGTTTCGCTGATCTTCGCCGCCGGGGTGTTCACCGGCATCCTGCAGGGCACCGGCATGGTCGAAGCGATGTCCAAGGGCCTGCTGGCGGTGATTCCGCCGTCGCTGGGGCCGTATCTGGCGACCATCACGGCACTGGTGAGCATGCCGTTCACCTTCTTCATGTCGAATGACGCTTTCTACTACGGCGTGCTCCCGGTACTCTCCCAGGCCGCCGCGCAGTACGGCATCACCCCGGTGGAAATGGCCCGCGCCTCCATCGTCGGCCAGCCGGTACACTTGCTCAGCCCACTGGTGCCCTCGACCTACCTGCTGGTAGGCCTGGCCAAGGTGGACTTCGGCGACCATCAGCGCTTCACCCTCAAGTGGGCCGTGCTGGTCTGCCTGGCAATCCTGGCTGCCGCGCTGGTTCTGGGCCTGTTTCCCCTGTTCAACGACTGA